One Erysipelothrix amsterdamensis DNA window includes the following coding sequences:
- a CDS encoding S1C family serine protease produces the protein MKKDQGFKNTFIGILVILLAWNGFLTYQVYELNNRPTVTEKTEDGKTVEKVVTEFESDPTKVVENVRDQVVSVLNVQGGQLAGSGSGVVYKNEGGKIHIITNNHVTEKGEQFYVQFSNGEKVEAKLLGADPFTDLALLQVETDSDVKPMKLGDSSVVKVGEFVLAIGSPVDLEFANSVTFGVISGKDRKVPVDLNGDRNPDWDMVVMQTDAAINPGNSGGALVNMNGELIGINSMKLSSAQVEGMGFSIPVNEVVPIIKQIEETGKVSYPVIGISGVSVSEMNPFLKNYYKVPSDVNAGVFIAELTQNGPARKADIKEGDILTHINGKAISSYREFRRELYAHKVGDTVKLTINRNGEIHEVEVTLQ, from the coding sequence ATGAAAAAAGATCAAGGTTTTAAAAACACATTTATTGGAATTTTAGTTATTTTACTTGCGTGGAACGGATTTCTTACCTATCAAGTCTACGAGCTAAACAATCGTCCTACAGTCACAGAAAAGACCGAAGATGGAAAGACTGTTGAAAAAGTCGTAACCGAGTTTGAGTCAGATCCAACGAAAGTTGTTGAAAACGTTAGGGATCAAGTTGTCAGTGTATTAAATGTACAAGGTGGACAATTGGCTGGAAGCGGATCAGGAGTTGTGTACAAAAATGAAGGTGGTAAGATTCACATTATCACCAATAATCACGTAACTGAAAAAGGTGAACAATTTTATGTTCAATTCTCAAATGGTGAAAAAGTCGAAGCGAAACTATTGGGTGCAGATCCATTTACCGATTTAGCCCTTCTTCAAGTAGAAACTGATTCTGATGTGAAACCAATGAAACTTGGGGATTCTTCTGTTGTTAAGGTGGGGGAATTTGTTCTCGCTATCGGAAGTCCAGTAGATTTAGAATTCGCAAACTCCGTAACATTTGGAGTTATTTCTGGAAAAGATCGTAAAGTCCCAGTTGACTTAAATGGAGACCGCAATCCAGATTGGGATATGGTTGTAATGCAAACAGATGCTGCAATTAACCCGGGAAATAGTGGTGGAGCACTAGTAAATATGAATGGGGAATTGATTGGAATTAACTCCATGAAACTCTCTTCGGCTCAAGTTGAAGGGATGGGATTCTCAATTCCTGTCAATGAAGTTGTACCAATTATTAAACAAATCGAAGAAACTGGAAAAGTTTCGTATCCTGTTATTGGAATTTCGGGTGTTTCCGTTTCTGAAATGAACCCTTTCTTAAAGAATTACTATAAAGTTCCCTCAGACGTGAATGCGGGAGTCTTTATTGCTGAGTTAACACAAAATGGCCCAGCACGTAAAGCAGACATTAAAGAGGGAGACATTTTAACCCATATTAATGGTAAAGCCATTTCAAGTTACCGTGAGTTTAGACGTGAACTTTATGCACATAAAGTAGGCGATACTGTTAAACTTACGATAAATCGTAATGGAGAAATTCACGAGGTAGAGGTAACATTGCAGTGA
- a CDS encoding MBL fold metallo-hydrolase, producing MKYSMLASGSKGNCCLVESHGVRIMIDCGTTKRYLKQSFESLELTFDDVDCVLITHDHSDHTSQLKHFSHHQIYCPSEVMFNHTKVEPYIPFHVGPFIITAVKTSHDADDSVGYIVDDGSRKLVYITDTGYIREQDFELIRDADYYILESNHDPELLMQTNRPYAIKRRILSDTGHLSNEEAGVLLSKVVSEKTKEILLAHLSSEANDEYLALSTVRELVDNEGIEFNVAKQFEIVIGGYQI from the coding sequence ATGAAATATTCAATGCTTGCAAGCGGTTCTAAAGGGAACTGTTGTCTTGTGGAATCGCATGGGGTTCGAATTATGATTGATTGTGGAACCACAAAGCGTTATCTCAAACAGAGTTTTGAATCACTAGAACTAACATTTGATGATGTGGATTGTGTTTTGATTACACATGATCATAGTGATCATACCAGTCAATTGAAACATTTTTCTCACCATCAAATCTACTGTCCTTCAGAGGTTATGTTTAACCATACAAAGGTTGAACCGTATATACCCTTTCACGTTGGACCGTTTATAATCACGGCAGTGAAAACATCTCACGACGCGGATGATTCAGTAGGATATATTGTAGATGACGGAAGTCGTAAACTTGTATATATTACCGATACGGGTTACATTCGTGAACAGGATTTTGAATTGATCAGAGATGCCGATTATTACATCCTGGAAAGTAATCATGATCCTGAATTATTAATGCAAACCAATCGTCCCTACGCCATTAAGCGTCGGATATTATCGGATACAGGTCACTTGTCTAATGAAGAAGCAGGTGTTCTGTTATCAAAAGTTGTTTCGGAAAAAACAAAGGAAATTTTACTAGCCCATCTTAGTTCGGAAGCTAATGATGAATATTTAGCCCTATCAACCGTACGTGAATTGGTTGATAATGAGGGGATTGAATTCAATGTCGCTAAACAATTTGAAATTGTAATTGGAGGATATCAAATATGA